CGTCAAAAGAGACCGTATCTATGGCGTTGCGTTACCGACGCCAACGACGATCTGGGCGGTGGGCTCTCATGGCAAGATTTTGCGTAGCGAGGATACTGGCAAATCCTGGATATTGCAAGCGTCACCGATGAAGGAACATCTTCAGGATATCGCCGCCTGGGATGATAAGCGGGCCTGTATCGTGGGTAACAGAGGGCTAGTTATGGTTACCCGTGACGGAGGCGCATCCTGGACACAGGTAAAGACACCTCTCGACGAAGCAGTCGAGATGTCCAAAGTAGCCGATGAGTCCGGTGCAGGAGGTGAGACCGCCCATGGTTGGAGCATAACAGAAAAGGAGCTCGAAGCGAGGAAAGGGGTAGCTGGCGCTGCCGAAGCAGCCAGGAAGGCGGCCCAGAAGTTAATGAGGGTCGAGGTTTTTCCCGATGGCAGCGCCTGGGCCGTCGGTGAGATGGGGATAGTCCTCTACTCGAAAGACTTCGGGTCAATGTGGGAGCGCAGGATGAAAGAAGAAGATGTGAGCTGGAATGATTGCGCTTTCATCGACAAGAAGGGATGGCTGGTCGGTGAATTGGGTCGTATCATGAGGACAGATGACAATGGCCAAACGTGGACTGCTGTCAAATCTCCCGTGGAAACCAGTCTCCTGGGGGTGGCCTTCCGGGATCAGGAACACGGGGTTGCTGTGGGTCTCGATGGCATTATCCTCGTTACGGAAAATAGCGGCAAGCGCTGGGTGCAAGCGCCAAAGGTCAGCAGGGAGCACTTGTTCGCTGTTATCTGGGATGGGCTGCAGTGGGTCGCCGTTGGTGACAAGGGGGTAATGTTTAAGGGCGATCCCTCCGGTCTTAACTGGAGCGGGGGAAGAATAACAGACCTCGACACGTCCTGGTACACCAAGGTGCAGAAGGTGGGTGATCGCTACTATTTAGCGGGTGACCGCCTGACTCGCCTGGAAAAAGGTGTGGTTGAGTTTTTTGATCGGAAGACATAGGGGAAA
This DNA window, taken from Syntrophales bacterium, encodes the following:
- a CDS encoding YCF48-related protein produces the protein MLIKRLTRIVFSAMPVVIIAGLLYVALFVKPQTREAILKPYPIVKRDRIYGVALPTPTTIWAVGSHGKILRSEDTGKSWILQASPMKEHLQDIAAWDDKRACIVGNRGLVMVTRDGGASWTQVKTPLDEAVEMSKVADESGAGGETAHGWSITEKELEARKGVAGAAEAARKAAQKLMRVEVFPDGSAWAVGEMGIVLYSKDFGSMWERRMKEEDVSWNDCAFIDKKGWLVGELGRIMRTDDNGQTWTAVKSPVETSLLGVAFRDQEHGVAVGLDGIILVTENSGKRWVQAPKVSREHLFAVIWDGLQWVAVGDKGVMFKGDPSGLNWSGGRITDLDTSWYTKVQKVGDRYYLAGDRLTRLEKGVVEFFDRKT